A stretch of Imperialibacter roseus DNA encodes these proteins:
- the acs gene encoding acetate--CoA ligase, whose protein sequence is MTDKIQTLSGYIHEYQKSVNEPEAFWSRIAENFYWRKKWDKVVEWDFHKPTIKWFRNGKLNITENIFERHLFTLGDHPAIIWEPSDPKEKNRVITLRELYEMTCQFANTMKKNGVKKGDRVIIYMPMVPEAAVAMMACARIGAVHSVVFAGFSSTSLADRINDCEAKMILTSDGNFRGNKAIDVKGVVDEAIEKTTTIEKVIVFKRTGSAVTMKPGRDLWWHEAIEGVSKENKAEEMDAEDLLFILYTSGSTGKPKGVVHTCGGYMIYSQYTFQNVFQYSAGDIYWCTADVGWITGHSYIVYGPLLAGATTLMFEGVPTYPHPGRFWEIIDKYQVNQFYTAPTAIRALQAYGLEPLAPYKLDSLKVIGSVGEPINEEAWHWYHDHVGKNQCPLVDTWWQTETGGIMISPIPGVTPTKPSYATLPLPGIQPIIVDPDGKELTGKSVQGNLCIKFPWPGMLRTTYGDHERCRQTYFGTYPGLYFTGDGVKRDEDGYYRILGRVDDVINVSGHRMGTAEVENAINEHPLVVESAVVGYPHDIKGQGIYAFVIADMSNRTEENLINEIRETVSKIIGPIAKPDKIQIVPGLPKTRSGKIMRRILRKAAEGDVSNLGDISTLLNPEVVEQIIAGSKK, encoded by the coding sequence ATGACGGATAAAATACAAACCCTCAGCGGGTATATTCACGAGTACCAAAAGAGTGTGAATGAGCCGGAGGCTTTCTGGTCAAGAATTGCTGAAAACTTTTATTGGCGGAAGAAATGGGACAAAGTAGTGGAGTGGGACTTTCACAAACCCACTATCAAATGGTTCCGCAATGGTAAGCTCAACATTACTGAAAATATTTTTGAAAGACATCTTTTCACACTAGGTGACCACCCTGCCATTATATGGGAGCCCAGCGACCCAAAAGAAAAAAACAGGGTCATTACCCTTCGGGAATTGTACGAGATGACCTGCCAGTTTGCCAACACCATGAAAAAGAATGGTGTAAAAAAGGGCGACAGGGTTATTATTTATATGCCTATGGTGCCTGAGGCAGCTGTTGCCATGATGGCATGCGCCAGAATCGGTGCCGTGCATTCAGTCGTTTTTGCAGGCTTCAGCTCCACTTCGCTGGCCGACCGAATCAATGATTGTGAGGCAAAAATGATTCTTACTTCCGATGGAAACTTCCGGGGCAATAAAGCCATCGATGTGAAAGGTGTGGTAGACGAGGCCATAGAGAAAACGACGACCATTGAGAAGGTCATCGTTTTCAAAAGAACCGGGTCTGCTGTCACCATGAAGCCTGGAAGAGACCTATGGTGGCACGAGGCCATTGAGGGCGTGTCGAAGGAAAACAAGGCAGAGGAAATGGATGCAGAGGATCTGCTATTCATTCTCTACACCAGCGGATCCACCGGCAAGCCCAAGGGCGTGGTGCATACCTGCGGTGGTTACATGATCTACTCACAATACACCTTCCAAAACGTATTTCAATACAGTGCTGGCGATATATACTGGTGTACTGCGGACGTTGGCTGGATCACTGGACACTCCTATATAGTATACGGTCCGCTTTTGGCAGGAGCCACCACGCTGATGTTCGAGGGCGTGCCCACCTACCCACATCCGGGCCGCTTCTGGGAAATAATAGACAAATACCAGGTGAACCAGTTCTACACTGCCCCAACGGCCATCAGGGCGCTCCAGGCGTACGGATTGGAACCACTGGCTCCCTACAAGCTTGATTCATTGAAAGTAATAGGTTCCGTAGGCGAGCCCATCAACGAAGAAGCCTGGCACTGGTACCACGACCATGTGGGCAAAAACCAATGCCCCCTTGTCGATACATGGTGGCAAACCGAAACCGGTGGCATTATGATTTCACCGATTCCCGGCGTAACACCTACCAAGCCTTCCTATGCCACCCTCCCACTTCCAGGCATTCAGCCCATCATAGTTGACCCTGACGGCAAAGAGCTGACAGGAAAAAGTGTGCAAGGCAACCTGTGTATTAAATTCCCGTGGCCTGGCATGCTGCGCACCACCTATGGCGACCACGAAAGGTGCAGGCAGACTTACTTCGGAACATACCCCGGCCTTTATTTCACGGGAGATGGTGTGAAGAGAGACGAGGATGGCTACTACCGTATCCTCGGCAGGGTAGATGATGTCATTAATGTATCCGGACACAGAATGGGAACAGCAGAGGTGGAAAATGCCATCAACGAGCACCCTCTGGTGGTAGAGTCAGCCGTAGTTGGCTATCCGCATGACATAAAAGGCCAGGGCATCTACGCCTTTGTTATTGCCGACATGTCGAACAGAACGGAAGAAAACCTTATCAACGAAATTCGTGAAACAGTAAGCAAGATCATTGGGCCGATTGCAAAGCCTGATAAGATTCAGATTGTGCCAGGCTTGCCAAAAACAAGGTCAGGAAAGATCATGAGACGGATACTTAGAAAAGCTGCGGAGGGTGATGTTTCTAATCTTGGTGACATCTCCACCCTACTGAACCCAGAGGTGGTGGAGCAAATTATCGCTGGTTCGAAGAAGTAG